A window of Mercenaria mercenaria strain notata chromosome 16, MADL_Memer_1, whole genome shotgun sequence contains these coding sequences:
- the LOC128549623 gene encoding uncharacterized protein LOC128549623 produces the protein MSDDQYYASQDSVVLNCDPCQFEGIQKDARAFCQECNEFLCNQCLQFHRKFQAFRHHFILQGDSMPRTREETKPKLALKLCNDHRMNEVQFYCSTHKSVLCTLCKMTKHSTCDCKLIDDICEKDDQAEFYNAVKEIEGIKTEFEELKSVQIEVIDSTVANSTSQRAQLDSVRKEMNEYFDKLENEIKEGEIQEKSYVKELRENVAMYNDVINNLASLQEHTDHVSKSNDKVAIFAAKSKLEKIHLEYTTVKNTITLKPSTRKSREVMQKILTVKELCDNIKKKINIKTSEEKNVEEIENKDAGISMNETEDNHRQYSDNSKEATSTNDKDKETNENKPAENDVSIQQDLLEEKLSLPTNATARKKPESQKQDMLFENLRIKNICYKHINFGMSESASDITGSLFLPGGSLILCDHANSKLILLDKEFQLLHQLYFKGNLWDAALVNANEILVTLKSKKLLQYIKVESGKLHEAMHINLKRVPWGIAVYKNNILVTFHNNPGNGFIEVRDRQGKILRHVTVDENGDELFNSPYYVAVNQHNGDIYVTDGRKHSLTCLTFEGKPLYKIESEELKWPRKVTLDDQGNCLLCASMANKILLIKNKSKSPLQSKEEKNEYSVLLNKCHRPQTVSIRWEDQTMIVGLNANSMMLVLK, from the coding sequence atgtctgatGATCAGTATTACGCATCTCAGGATTCAGTAGTACTGAACTGTGATCCGTGTCAGTTTGAGGGAATACAGAAAGATGCTAGAGCATTCTGCCAGGAATGTAATGAATTTTTATGTAACCAATGTCTACAGTTTCATCGGAAATTTCAGGCATTCAGACATCATTTCATTCTTCAAGGAGATTCTATGCCTAGAACCAGAGAGGAAACCAAACCGAAGTTGGCACTCAAGCTTTGCAATGACCACAGGATGAATGAAGTGCAATTTTACTGTAGCACACATAAATCTGTGTTATGTACCTTATGCAAAATGACAAAACATTCAACTTGTGACTGTAAACTGATTGATGATATCTGTGAAAAAGATGATCAAGCTGAGTTTTACAATGCAGTTAAGGAAATTGAAGGCATCAAGACTGAATTTGAAGAGCTTAAAAGTGTTCAAATAGAGGTAATTGATTCTACAGTAGCCAACTCAACAAGTCAGAGAGCACAGCTAGATTCTGTTAGGAAAGAAATGAATGAATACTTTGACAAACtggaaaatgaaatcaaagaagGAGAAATTCAGGAGAAGTCTTATGTTAAAGAACTCAGAGAAAATGTTGCCATGTACAATGATGTAATAAACAATTTGGCCTCTCTTCAGGAGCATACTGATCatgtttcaaaatcaaatgacAAAGTTGCCATCTTTGCAGCTAAATCTAAACTGGAAAAGATCCATTTAGAATATACCACAGTTAAGAATACCATTACCCTCAAACCAAGCACAAGGAAATCACGGGAAGTTATGCAGAAGATACTGACAGTGAAAGAACTGTGTGacaacattaaaaagaaaattaatataaaaacatctGAAGAGAAGAATGtagaagaaatagaaaataaagatGCAGGAATCAGTATGAATGAAACTGAAGACAACCACAGACAGTACAGTGACAACTCTAAAGAAGCCACCAGCACTAATGACAAAGATaaggaaacaaatgaaaataaaccagCTGAAAATGATGTGTCAATACAGCAAGATCTTCTAGAGGAAAAACTGAGTCTTCCAACAAATGCCACTGCAAGAAAGAAACCTGAATCACAAAAGCAAGatatgttatttgaaaatttaagaaTCAAGAACATATGCTATAAACATATTAACTTTGGAATGAGCGAATCTGCTTCTGATATAACTGGTTCCCTGTTTCTACCAGGAGGTTCTCTTATTTTATGTGATCATGCCAATTCAAAGTTGATCCTTCTAGACAAAGAATTCCAGCTGCTTCATCAACTCTACTTTAAAGGTAATCTTTGGGATGCTGCTCTTGTCAATGCAAATGAAATCCTAGTAACTCTGAAATCTAAGAAGCTACTGCAATATATCAAGGTCGAGTCTGGGAAGTTACATGAGGCAATGCATATAAATCTAAAAAGGGTGCCCTGGGGTATTGCTGTTTATAAGAATAACATACTAGTAACATTCCACAACAACCCAGGAAATGGCTTTATTGAGGTCCGTGACAGACAAGGTAAAATTTTACGGCATGTAACTGTTGACGAGAATGGGGACGAACTTTTTAATTCCCCTTACTATGTAGCTGTGAATCAACATAATGGTGACATTTATGTAACCGATGGTAGAAAACATAGTCTTACCTGTTTGACATTTGAAGGTAAACCTTTGTACAAAATAGAAAGTGAGGAATTGAAATGGCCAAGGAAAGTGACCCTTGATGATCAAGGTAACTGCTTATTGTGTGCAAGCATGGCAAATAAGATACTGCTGATAAAGAACAAATCAAAATCTCCACTTCAATCAAAGGAGGAGAAAAATGAATACAGTGTGTTGCTGAATAAATGCCATCGACCTCAAACTGTCTCTATTAGGTGGGAAGATCAAACAATGATTGTTGGCCTTAATGCGAACAGCATGATGCTAGTGCTCAAATAA